In Nothobranchius furzeri strain GRZ-AD chromosome 19, NfurGRZ-RIMD1, whole genome shotgun sequence, the following are encoded in one genomic region:
- the LOC107394653 gene encoding protein C1orf43 homolog codes for MADSSPLSGVNVVLVMAYGSLVFVLLFIFVKRQIMRFAMRSRRGPHAPIGHNAPKGLREEIDATLSKVHEIRFEPRLLSEEDDRLKRGSQISCYNYLYRMKALDAIRDSGIPLQEISVSPTAFTGRSFRIWLVELRNSHSLIKSSRSALIDRLLEGYDSARHGTGVFGEAEFLEYQQALNELAEVVKAYSNSTSLDQHHQSAAKDLTGSPVRGAPSTIQVTYLPSTGQRSKRPKHFLELKSFKDNYNTLESTL; via the exons ATGGCAGACTCGTCGCCTTTGTCCGGTGTTAATGTCGTTTTGGTCATGGCATATGGGAGCTTG GTGTTTGTTCTGCTGTTTATCTTCGTTAAAAGACAAATCATGCGTTTTGCCATGAGGTCCCGCCGTGGACCCCATGCTCCCATCGGCCACAACGCACCAAAG GGTTTGAGGGAAGAGATCGACGCCACGCTGTCGAAGGTCCACGAGATCCGGTTCGAACCGCGTCTGTTATCAGAAGAGGACGACAGACTCAAGCGAGGATCACAGATCA GTTGTTACAATTACCTGTACAGAATGAAAGCTCTGGATGCCATTCGTGACTCAG GAATTCCTCTACAGGAGATAAGCGTCAGTCCCACTGCGTTTACTGGACGCAGCTTCAGGATTTGGCTGGTGGAGCTGCGCAACTCCCACTCTCTGATCAAGAGCAGCCGGAGTGCTCTCATCGACCGCTTACTTGAAGGTTATGACAGCGCCCGCCATGGGACCGGG GTGTTCGGAGAGGCGGAGTTCCTTGAATATCAACAAGCACTCAATGAACTTGCTGAAGT TGTGAAAGCCTACTCCAACAGCACCAGTCTGGACCAGCATCATCAGTCTGCAGCAAAAGACCTGACAGGCTCTCCGGTCCGTGGCGCTCCCTCCACCATCCAGGTCacctatctgccctccactggccaGCGCAGCAAGAGGCCCAAACACTTTCTGGAGCTCAAAAGTTTCAAAGACAACTACAACACACTGGAGAGCACGCTGTGA